The Myxococcus virescens genome has a segment encoding these proteins:
- a CDS encoding serine/threonine protein kinase has protein sequence MMESNAPTNGAPPDVADPMLGRVLNERFRILETLGAGGMGRVYKAVQSPLDRLVALKVLNPQYGEGKDPGFQKRFFLEASVTAKLRHPNTVTVIDYGKTEDGIYYIAMEYLEGLTLGQLLTQMGPLPWPRALNITQQIARSLREAHKVGLIHRDLKPANVMVLNQETDHDVVKVLDFGLVKSFIGDAAPVSQDTSITQAGIILGSPQYMAPEQARNVADPRSDVYSLGVVLYQMLMGRPPFLAAQSIDVIVKHINELPPAFGSLYPNHGIPGEVEALVMKCLAKTPPERYQSMDEVMEAMRRTMSTVGVSGAFSGARFAGAGISGVGGSGPISGPHGSGPHGAAGSGPATVALDISVEEAPVKGRKPLGMILGGGALLVGLGVALVMATRPTPPAEPIVPPPPPATAQAVPEANAPAAALPPAESVEGASDEELALAPLTRPTVKPVRFLIVSDPMGARVTYQGKDLGETPLNLEVAPNASGVAEAALTFTLDGYQRARAVARGAGPEERFTQKLQPKKKASTRPGKAPDSSPYKDDPYN, from the coding sequence ATGATGGAGAGCAACGCCCCGACGAATGGCGCCCCCCCCGACGTCGCGGACCCGATGCTGGGCCGGGTCCTGAACGAGCGCTTCCGCATCCTGGAGACGCTTGGCGCCGGAGGCATGGGCCGCGTCTACAAGGCCGTGCAGTCACCGCTGGACCGGCTGGTGGCGCTCAAGGTGCTCAACCCGCAGTACGGAGAGGGCAAGGACCCGGGCTTCCAGAAGCGCTTCTTCCTGGAGGCCAGCGTCACCGCGAAGCTGCGCCACCCGAACACCGTCACCGTCATCGACTACGGCAAGACGGAAGACGGCATCTACTACATCGCCATGGAGTACCTGGAGGGGCTGACGCTGGGCCAGCTCCTCACGCAGATGGGTCCGCTGCCGTGGCCGCGCGCGCTCAACATCACCCAGCAGATCGCCCGCTCGCTGCGCGAGGCGCACAAGGTCGGCCTCATCCACCGCGACCTCAAGCCCGCCAACGTCATGGTCCTCAATCAGGAGACGGACCACGACGTGGTGAAGGTGCTCGACTTCGGCCTGGTGAAGTCCTTCATCGGCGACGCGGCGCCCGTGTCCCAGGACACGTCCATCACGCAGGCGGGCATCATCCTGGGCTCGCCGCAGTACATGGCGCCGGAGCAGGCGCGCAACGTCGCCGACCCGCGCAGTGACGTGTACAGCCTGGGCGTGGTGCTCTATCAGATGCTGATGGGGCGGCCGCCCTTCCTGGCCGCGCAGAGCATCGACGTCATCGTCAAGCACATCAACGAACTGCCGCCCGCCTTCGGCTCGCTCTACCCCAACCATGGCATCCCCGGAGAGGTGGAGGCCCTGGTGATGAAGTGCCTGGCCAAGACGCCACCGGAGCGCTACCAGTCCATGGACGAGGTGATGGAGGCCATGCGCCGCACCATGTCCACGGTGGGCGTCAGTGGCGCCTTCAGTGGCGCACGCTTCGCGGGCGCGGGCATCAGCGGCGTCGGTGGCAGCGGCCCCATCAGCGGGCCCCACGGCAGCGGCCCCCACGGCGCGGCCGGCTCCGGTCCCGCCACCGTGGCGCTGGACATCTCCGTGGAGGAGGCGCCGGTCAAGGGCCGCAAGCCGCTGGGGATGATCCTCGGCGGCGGCGCGCTGCTGGTGGGCCTGGGCGTGGCCCTGGTGATGGCGACGCGCCCCACCCCGCCCGCCGAGCCCATCGTCCCACCGCCACCGCCCGCCACCGCCCAGGCCGTGCCCGAAGCCAACGCGCCCGCGGCCGCCCTCCCGCCCGCGGAGTCCGTGGAGGGTGCGTCCGACGAGGAGCTGGCCCTGGCTCCGCTGACGCGCCCCACAGTGAAGCCGGTGCGCTTCCTCATCGTCAGCGACCCCATGGGCGCGCGCGTGACGTACCAGGGGAAGGACCTGGGCGAGACGCCCCTGAACCTCGAGGTGGCTCCGAATGCCAGCGGCGTCGCGGAAGCGGCGCTGACCTTCACCCTGGACGGCTACCAGCGCGCCCGCGCCGTCGCCAGGGGCGCGGGCCCCGAAGAGCGCTTCACGCAGAAGCTCCAGCCCAAGAAGAAGGCGAGCACGCGGCCTGGAAAGGCCCCAGACTCGTCGCCCTACAAGGACGACCCGTACAATTGA
- a CDS encoding cobalamin-binding protein encodes MNARLSELLSGAPPYPRRVVCLTEETTEVLYRLGAEELVVGVSGFTVRPPQARKKPRVSSFLDANFERILELKPDLVLGFSDLQADIGRELAKRGVPVYLFNQRSLAEILQSVRLTGALVGRPEAAEALATELTANLERHADAAESLPRRPRIFFEEWHEPLISGIRWCSELVELVGGVDVCRESRASQGAQGRIFAPEEVARRDPEGVIASWCGRKAKREKIVARPGWTGVRAVVDDQLYEVKSSLILQPGPAALSDGVDRLAKIVAAVARGEKLPPLRAGELRSAGA; translated from the coding sequence ATGAATGCCCGCCTGTCCGAGCTGCTCTCCGGTGCGCCGCCCTATCCCCGCCGCGTCGTGTGCCTCACCGAGGAGACGACGGAGGTGCTCTACCGCCTGGGCGCGGAGGAACTGGTGGTGGGCGTGTCCGGCTTCACCGTGCGTCCGCCCCAGGCGCGCAAGAAGCCGCGGGTCAGCTCGTTCCTGGACGCGAACTTCGAGCGCATCCTGGAGCTGAAGCCGGACCTGGTGCTGGGCTTCTCCGACTTGCAGGCGGACATCGGCCGCGAGCTGGCGAAGCGGGGCGTGCCTGTCTACCTGTTCAACCAGCGCTCGCTCGCGGAAATCCTGCAGTCAGTGCGGCTGACGGGCGCGCTGGTGGGGCGGCCGGAGGCCGCGGAGGCGCTGGCCACCGAGCTGACCGCGAACCTGGAGCGGCACGCGGACGCGGCGGAGTCGCTTCCACGTCGGCCGCGCATCTTCTTCGAGGAGTGGCATGAGCCGCTCATCTCCGGCATCCGCTGGTGTTCGGAGCTGGTGGAGCTGGTGGGCGGCGTGGACGTGTGCCGGGAGTCACGCGCGTCGCAGGGGGCGCAGGGCCGCATCTTCGCGCCGGAAGAGGTGGCGCGGCGCGACCCGGAGGGCGTCATCGCCAGCTGGTGCGGGCGCAAGGCGAAGCGGGAGAAAATCGTCGCCCGCCCCGGGTGGACCGGGGTCCGGGCGGTGGTGGATGACCAGCTCTACGAGGTGAAGAGCTCGCTCATCCTCCAGCCGGGGCCAGCCGCCCTGTCGGACGGCGTGGACCGGCTGGCGAAAATCGTCGCGGCGGTGGCGCGGGGCGAGAAGCTGCCGCCCCTGCGCGCTGGGGAACTGCGCTCCGCGGGGGCCTAG
- a CDS encoding TonB-dependent receptor domain-containing protein, translating into MCLCAGEALADARLEARRHFRSGMSLIAQKQYDAGIAELEAAYAIKPHPNVLFNIARAYQDSGRSKAALEVYQRYLASNPPDAASVLPTVAALEEKLKAEEAQAAAAQDPSSLPMPPPPAGMQSQQQLSALLERLEKAIERAEAMPVGSATIPGLTPTGVASANTDDTAGGVDLGAVPYEERVVTASRRAQSSLDAPNATTVITAEDIRLSGATSLPELLRRVPGADVMALGVGSANVSLRGFNQRIANKVLVLVDGRTEYQDFLGLTIWSSIPIGLEEIERIEVIRGPGSALYGANAMLGVVNIITRAPGTGPRAQFHVTGGTGNTAAGSFVSHGGSGAMRYRAAAGYSQTDKWSRDYASGLPDVTLRGPDPDLGARGARASLSAVYTFAEGRQVGLSGGVNRFTTEIYPPGLLRNYFIDGVNAFAKGDVELGPLKLKTFWNHISSDAGPQYEATGQRSLVTSLNSNLFNAELLFARDFELAGTHQLNIGVEGRLKRVDWGDYLGPLREQVHAAFFVQDEWRIVEPLALVASYRVDRHPLLNLGSPGLAHSPRISALFKPFENHAFRASAASAFREPTFLESYTQLTVPVPGINGVSTLTTGNQQLRPERLTAFELGWRGESPELGIDLDVAVYQNTVRDLIGLSGVSRLPPGQSYDPGTGSYLLGSSSFQNEDAIYTARGAEAGVTLAPVDGLGLKLSASLQDVTSDRESAAECGPCNQAPQFRLYGGLTYRSRADLEFGVDAAYTSASTWIEREPAAADPTRIELVSNPLRAYTVVNARVGYMAVKDTVTVALVGSHLGGAHSQHPFGNRIERRVYATLTVTP; encoded by the coding sequence ATGTGTCTGTGCGCGGGGGAAGCCCTGGCGGACGCCCGCCTTGAGGCCCGCCGCCACTTCCGCAGCGGCATGAGCCTCATCGCCCAGAAGCAGTACGACGCGGGCATCGCCGAGCTCGAAGCCGCCTACGCCATCAAGCCGCACCCCAACGTCCTCTTCAACATCGCCCGCGCCTACCAGGACTCGGGCCGGTCGAAGGCGGCGCTGGAGGTGTACCAGCGCTACCTCGCCAGCAATCCGCCGGACGCGGCCTCCGTGCTGCCCACGGTGGCCGCGTTGGAGGAGAAGCTGAAGGCCGAGGAAGCGCAGGCCGCCGCCGCGCAGGACCCGTCGTCGTTGCCCATGCCGCCGCCCCCCGCGGGCATGCAGTCGCAGCAGCAGCTGAGCGCGCTGCTGGAGCGGCTGGAGAAGGCCATTGAACGGGCCGAGGCCATGCCCGTGGGGAGCGCCACCATTCCCGGCCTGACGCCCACCGGGGTCGCCTCCGCCAATACGGACGACACGGCCGGCGGCGTGGACCTGGGCGCGGTGCCCTACGAAGAGCGCGTGGTGACGGCGAGCCGCCGCGCGCAGTCCTCGTTGGACGCGCCCAACGCCACCACCGTCATCACCGCCGAGGACATCCGCCTGTCGGGCGCCACGTCGCTGCCGGAGCTGCTGCGGCGCGTGCCCGGCGCGGACGTCATGGCCCTGGGCGTGGGCAGCGCCAACGTGTCGCTGCGCGGCTTCAACCAACGCATCGCCAACAAGGTGCTGGTGCTGGTGGACGGCCGCACGGAGTACCAGGACTTCCTGGGCCTCACCATCTGGTCCTCCATCCCCATCGGCCTGGAGGAGATTGAGCGCATCGAGGTCATCCGCGGCCCGGGCAGTGCGCTGTACGGCGCCAACGCCATGCTCGGCGTGGTCAACATCATCACCCGTGCGCCCGGCACCGGACCGCGCGCGCAGTTCCACGTCACCGGCGGCACCGGCAACACCGCCGCGGGCTCCTTCGTCAGCCACGGCGGCTCGGGCGCGATGCGCTACCGGGCGGCGGCGGGCTATTCGCAGACGGACAAGTGGAGCCGGGACTACGCCAGCGGCCTGCCGGACGTGACGCTGCGCGGCCCCGACCCGGACCTGGGCGCTCGCGGCGCGCGCGCGTCGCTGTCCGCCGTGTACACCTTCGCCGAAGGGCGCCAGGTGGGCCTGTCCGGCGGCGTGAATCGCTTCACCACGGAAATCTACCCGCCGGGCCTGCTGCGCAACTACTTCATCGACGGCGTCAACGCCTTCGCCAAGGGCGACGTGGAGCTGGGGCCGCTGAAGCTGAAGACGTTCTGGAACCACATCTCCAGCGACGCGGGTCCCCAGTATGAAGCCACGGGCCAGCGCTCGCTGGTGACGTCGCTCAACTCCAACCTCTTCAACGCCGAGTTGCTCTTCGCGCGCGACTTCGAGCTCGCGGGCACGCACCAGCTCAACATCGGCGTGGAGGGCCGCCTCAAGCGCGTGGACTGGGGAGACTACCTGGGCCCGCTGCGCGAGCAGGTGCACGCGGCCTTCTTCGTCCAGGACGAGTGGCGCATCGTGGAGCCCCTGGCGCTGGTGGCCAGCTACCGCGTGGACCGGCACCCGCTGCTCAACCTGGGCAGCCCGGGCCTGGCGCACTCGCCGCGCATCTCCGCGCTGTTCAAGCCTTTTGAAAACCACGCCTTCCGCGCGAGCGCGGCCTCCGCCTTCCGCGAGCCCACGTTCCTGGAGAGCTACACGCAGCTGACGGTGCCCGTGCCGGGCATCAACGGCGTCAGCACGCTCACCACCGGCAATCAGCAACTGCGCCCCGAGCGCCTCACCGCCTTCGAGCTGGGCTGGCGCGGCGAGTCCCCGGAGCTGGGCATCGACCTGGACGTGGCCGTGTACCAGAACACGGTGAGAGACCTCATCGGTCTGTCCGGGGTGTCGCGGCTGCCGCCGGGCCAGTCGTATGACCCGGGCACCGGTTCGTACCTGCTGGGCAGCTCGTCCTTCCAGAACGAGGACGCCATCTACACCGCGCGCGGCGCCGAAGCGGGCGTCACCCTGGCGCCGGTGGACGGCCTGGGCCTGAAGTTGAGCGCGTCGCTGCAGGACGTGACGTCGGACCGCGAGTCGGCGGCCGAGTGCGGCCCGTGCAACCAGGCGCCGCAGTTCCGGCTGTACGGCGGCCTCACCTACCGCTCGCGCGCGGACCTGGAGTTCGGCGTGGACGCGGCCTACACCTCCGCCTCCACGTGGATTGAGCGCGAGCCCGCCGCCGCGGACCCGACGCGCATCGAACTGGTGTCCAACCCGCTGCGCGCCTACACCGTGGTGAACGCGCGCGTGGGCTACATGGCCGTCAAGGACACCGTCACCGTCGCGCTGGTGGGCAGCCACCTGGGCGGCGCACATTCCCAGCACCCCTTTGGCAATCGCATCGAGCGGCGCGTCTACGCGACCCTGACGGTGACTCCATGA
- a CDS encoding response regulator, producing the protein MKAGTLPEPLPLRSTTETTRPLGARPAAGTAPQRVLLVDDSRSIRTLLKIYLMARNFEFLEAESAEEGLKVSEAEPVDLVLTDFHMDGMNGADFAAQIRASANPRLAKVPILMMTGDPNVAEVRALGQKAGISAFVRKPVSCAQLMTLVDTILPLPRK; encoded by the coding sequence ATGAAGGCCGGAACCCTCCCCGAGCCCCTCCCCCTCCGCAGCACGACGGAGACGACCCGCCCCCTGGGCGCGCGCCCCGCCGCGGGCACGGCTCCGCAGCGCGTGCTGTTGGTGGATGACAGCCGCTCCATCCGCACGCTGCTGAAGATCTACCTCATGGCTCGCAACTTCGAGTTCCTCGAAGCGGAGTCCGCCGAGGAAGGCCTCAAGGTGTCGGAAGCGGAGCCGGTGGACCTGGTCCTCACGGACTTCCACATGGATGGGATGAACGGCGCGGACTTCGCCGCGCAGATTCGCGCCAGCGCCAACCCACGTCTGGCCAAGGTGCCCATCCTGATGATGACGGGCGACCCGAACGTGGCGGAGGTGCGCGCGCTGGGCCAGAAGGCCGGCATCAGCGCCTTCGTCCGCAAGCCGGTGAGCTGCGCGCAGCTCATGACGCTGGTGGACACCATCCTCCCGCTGCCGCGCAAGTAG
- a CDS encoding endonuclease has product MTSVVGPRRSPLSARPTTETARETTSSPRTTSSAATSSFQPARPGLEGTTPSMLTKLGAVFVPQTPTATQAAASHPKAAAGTRAASLVHSTSPNADIKDHTTIESTIDVPEDATVESLKLNLDIEHTYRGDLKVTLTSPSGKSAVVSNRKGGSSDDLTGAFDLSAFKGEPTKGTWTLEVQDAARGDTGTLKSWGLDIAPQTPVTEPEAPEEPEGGLFEGLRDGALLDALQDYASGKKVVSYNEARRLMFSSLDVNEDGNVVCVYTGAEVKGGKIPNNSVMNTEHTWPQSKGATGAAKSDLHHLYPTDSKANSRRSSFPFGEVVNVRWSQNGAKLGTDARGNMVFEPPDAHKGNVARAMFYFSATYNKAIPNDEEAALKAWNKLDTVDAAEIERNRRIATIQGNSNAFVEDSALADRVKDF; this is encoded by the coding sequence ATGACCAGCGTCGTCGGCCCCCGCCGCTCGCCCCTCTCCGCTCGCCCGACCACCGAAACCGCCCGTGAGACGACGTCCTCCCCCCGGACGACCTCCTCCGCGGCCACCAGCTCGTTCCAGCCCGCGCGGCCGGGACTCGAGGGCACCACGCCTTCGATGCTGACGAAGCTCGGCGCCGTTTTCGTTCCCCAGACGCCCACCGCGACGCAGGCGGCGGCCTCCCACCCGAAGGCCGCGGCCGGTACACGGGCGGCGTCGCTGGTCCACAGCACGAGTCCCAACGCGGACATCAAGGACCACACCACCATCGAGAGCACCATCGACGTCCCCGAGGACGCCACGGTGGAGTCGCTCAAGCTCAACCTGGACATCGAGCACACCTACCGGGGCGACCTGAAGGTGACGCTGACCTCGCCGTCCGGCAAGAGCGCGGTGGTGTCGAACCGCAAGGGAGGCTCGTCGGATGACCTGACGGGCGCCTTCGACCTGTCCGCGTTCAAGGGCGAGCCCACGAAGGGCACCTGGACGCTGGAAGTGCAGGACGCGGCGCGCGGCGACACCGGCACGCTGAAGTCGTGGGGCCTGGACATCGCCCCGCAGACGCCGGTGACGGAGCCCGAAGCGCCGGAAGAGCCCGAAGGTGGCCTCTTCGAGGGCCTGCGCGACGGCGCGCTGCTGGACGCGCTCCAGGACTACGCGTCCGGCAAGAAGGTGGTCAGCTACAACGAGGCCCGCCGGCTGATGTTCTCCAGCCTGGACGTGAACGAGGACGGCAACGTCGTCTGCGTCTACACGGGCGCCGAAGTCAAAGGCGGCAAGATTCCCAACAACTCGGTGATGAACACCGAGCACACCTGGCCCCAGTCGAAGGGCGCCACGGGCGCGGCGAAGAGCGACCTGCACCACCTCTACCCCACCGACAGCAAGGCCAACTCCCGGCGCAGCAGCTTCCCGTTCGGCGAAGTGGTCAACGTGCGGTGGAGCCAGAACGGCGCCAAGCTGGGCACCGACGCGCGCGGCAACATGGTCTTCGAGCCGCCCGACGCCCACAAGGGCAACGTGGCGCGCGCGATGTTCTACTTCTCCGCCACCTACAACAAGGCCATCCCCAACGACGAGGAGGCGGCGCTCAAGGCGTGGAACAAGCTCGACACGGTGGACGCCGCCGAAATCGAGCGCAACCGCCGCATCGCCACCATCCAGGGCAACTCCAACGCCTTCGTCGAGGACTCGGCGCTCGCGGACCGCGTGAAGGACTTCTAG
- a CDS encoding fatty acid desaturase: METSARQLRPAPPGPWGVVIALVIMGAWGGHLAWALTRAELPWVEPLTWLHVALQAWLCTGLFITGHDAMHGTVSGRRWVNEAVGTVACFLFAGLSYRRLVVNHRAHHARPTSEADPDFSIHSQSFWPWLGTFMARYTTLPQLGVMAAKFNVLLFLGVSQPHILGYWVLPSVLGTLQLFYFGTYLPHRRPETPDMAPHHARTLPRNHLWALLSCFFFGYHWEHHESPGTPWWRLWRLKDARAREAALTQSAGTLPGQEGTAR, encoded by the coding sequence ATGGAGACTTCCGCCCGCCAACTCCGTCCAGCGCCGCCCGGTCCCTGGGGCGTCGTCATCGCGCTCGTCATCATGGGCGCGTGGGGTGGGCACCTTGCCTGGGCGCTGACACGCGCGGAGCTGCCGTGGGTGGAGCCGCTCACCTGGCTGCACGTCGCTCTCCAGGCCTGGCTGTGCACGGGCCTCTTCATCACCGGCCACGACGCCATGCACGGCACGGTGTCCGGCCGGCGCTGGGTGAACGAGGCCGTGGGCACGGTCGCCTGCTTCCTCTTCGCGGGGCTGTCCTACCGGCGGCTGGTGGTGAACCACCGTGCCCACCATGCCCGACCCACGAGCGAGGCGGACCCGGACTTTTCCATCCACAGCCAGTCCTTCTGGCCGTGGCTGGGCACCTTCATGGCCCGCTACACCACGCTGCCCCAGCTGGGGGTGATGGCGGCCAAGTTCAACGTGCTGCTCTTCCTGGGCGTCTCCCAGCCACACATCCTCGGCTATTGGGTGCTGCCCTCGGTGCTGGGCACGCTGCAGCTCTTCTACTTCGGCACCTACCTGCCGCACCGGCGCCCGGAGACGCCGGACATGGCCCCGCACCACGCGCGCACGCTGCCGCGCAATCACCTGTGGGCCCTGCTGTCGTGCTTCTTCTTCGGCTACCACTGGGAGCACCACGAGTCCCCGGGCACGCCCTGGTGGCGGCTGTGGCGCCTGAAGGACGCCCGTGCCCGTGAGGCCGCGCTGACGCAGAGCGCCGGGACGCTCCCGGGACAGGAAGGCACTGCCCGGTAA
- the msrP gene encoding protein-methionine-sulfoxide reductase catalytic subunit MsrP translates to MRDKPPAEPPSSEVTPEKTYLRRRELLKNAGLFAGTAVAVAGGLHLLGRKQTRPMDRFVPDAGLVEQPVAQAMGPFDTDEPRTPYEDVTTYNNFYEFGFDKSDPARFAHTLKPRPWSVVIDGEVHQPQTVDVEQLTSWFSLEERVYRMRCVEAWSMVIPWLGFPLAALLQRVEPTSHAKYVAFTTLLDPEQMPGQRRALLDWPYTEGLRLDEAMNPLTLLATGLYGRQLPNQNGAPLRLVVPWKYGFKGIKSIVRIRLTREEPMTTWRLSAPREYGFYANVNPSVPHPRWSQASERRIGDFERRPTLPFNGYAEQVAHLYTGMDLRRFY, encoded by the coding sequence ATGCGCGACAAGCCGCCCGCTGAGCCGCCCAGCTCCGAAGTCACCCCCGAGAAGACGTACCTGCGCCGGCGCGAGCTGCTGAAGAACGCGGGCCTCTTCGCGGGCACGGCCGTCGCCGTCGCCGGAGGGCTGCACCTGCTGGGCCGCAAGCAGACGCGCCCCATGGACCGCTTCGTCCCGGACGCGGGGCTGGTGGAGCAACCGGTGGCGCAGGCGATGGGCCCCTTCGACACGGACGAGCCGCGCACGCCCTACGAGGACGTCACCACCTACAACAACTTCTACGAGTTCGGCTTCGACAAGAGCGACCCGGCCCGCTTCGCGCACACGCTGAAGCCGAGGCCGTGGAGCGTCGTCATCGACGGCGAGGTGCACCAGCCTCAGACGGTGGACGTCGAACAGCTCACGTCCTGGTTCTCCCTGGAGGAGCGCGTCTACCGCATGCGCTGCGTGGAGGCCTGGTCCATGGTGATTCCGTGGCTGGGCTTCCCGCTGGCGGCGCTGCTCCAGCGCGTGGAGCCCACCAGCCACGCGAAGTACGTCGCCTTCACCACGCTGCTGGACCCGGAGCAGATGCCGGGCCAGCGCCGCGCCCTGTTGGATTGGCCGTACACGGAAGGACTGCGCCTGGACGAGGCGATGAACCCGCTCACGCTGCTGGCCACGGGGCTCTACGGCCGGCAGCTGCCCAACCAGAACGGCGCGCCGCTGCGGCTCGTGGTTCCTTGGAAGTATGGCTTCAAGGGCATCAAGTCCATTGTCCGCATCCGCCTCACGCGGGAGGAACCCATGACGACGTGGCGCCTGTCCGCGCCGCGCGAGTATGGCTTCTACGCCAACGTGAATCCTTCCGTGCCCCATCCGCGCTGGAGCCAGGCCAGCGAGCGCCGCATCGGTGACTTCGAGCGCCGCCCCACGCTGCCCTTCAACGGCTACGCGGAGCAGGTGGCCCATCTCTACACCGGCATGGACCTGCGCCGGTTCTACTGA
- a CDS encoding sulfite oxidase heme-binding subunit YedZ produces MASSPSPWLNPALVVGGLSPLLMLAIQGPRGELGPNAIEAALHQTGLLALVLLVASLTCTPLRLVAGWTWPARVRRTLGLLAFTYAVAHFLVYAVLDQGLAWGALWADVTERPFITVGFAALVLLVPLAVTSTNRWVRRLGFPRWQRLHRLAYVAAALGVVHFVWRVKKDVTEPLIYGAVLALLLAIRVGEAMRKRRARAAAAARNPA; encoded by the coding sequence ATGGCCTCGTCTCCGTCTCCCTGGCTCAACCCCGCGCTCGTCGTGGGGGGCCTGTCTCCGCTGCTGATGCTCGCCATTCAGGGCCCTCGGGGCGAGCTGGGGCCCAACGCGATTGAAGCCGCGCTCCACCAGACGGGGCTGCTGGCGCTGGTGCTGCTGGTGGCCTCGCTGACGTGCACGCCGTTGCGGCTGGTGGCGGGGTGGACGTGGCCCGCGCGCGTGCGCCGCACGTTGGGCCTCTTGGCCTTCACCTACGCGGTGGCGCACTTCCTCGTGTACGCGGTGCTGGACCAGGGGCTGGCGTGGGGCGCGCTGTGGGCGGACGTCACCGAGCGCCCCTTCATCACCGTGGGCTTCGCCGCGCTGGTGCTGCTGGTGCCCCTGGCCGTGACGTCAACGAACCGGTGGGTGCGGCGGCTGGGCTTTCCGCGCTGGCAGCGCCTGCACCGGCTGGCCTACGTGGCCGCGGCGCTGGGCGTGGTGCACTTCGTGTGGCGCGTGAAGAAGGACGTCACCGAGCCGCTCATCTACGGCGCGGTGCTGGCGCTCCTGCTGGCCATCCGCGTGGGTGAAGCCATGCGAAAACGCCGGGCCCGCGCCGCTGCGGCGGCCCGGAACCCGGCGTGA